In one Balaenoptera musculus isolate JJ_BM4_2016_0621 chromosome 2, mBalMus1.pri.v3, whole genome shotgun sequence genomic region, the following are encoded:
- the SERPINA4 gene encoding LOW QUALITY PROTEIN: kallistatin (The sequence of the model RefSeq protein was modified relative to this genomic sequence to represent the inferred CDS: inserted 1 base in 1 codon; substituted 3 bases at 3 genomic stop codons) — translation MHLADRLLLLLAGLLSLSQGQQHPEHHGQGHIHCPHQEAPGTGEGSPSLKVTAGSTAFALRFYHLMASQPYGSNVFSPLSISTAYAMLSLGVRSHSRTQILEGLGFNLTEVSVSDVHRGFQNLLHTLHLPADRLEIRVGSALLLSLELPLLLRFLNDSVTFYESKLFHTNFDDSEGTTQLINNNVREESRGKIVDLISKFSADTMMVLVNYIYFKALWEKPSIPLMTTPHDFYVDEDTIVKVPXMLQDTQHHWYLHDRHLPCSVLWMDYKGNATALFILPNXGKMEQVEEALTPEMLTRRSNLPRKRYFXRKLKLYIPQFSISGSYKFDQILPKLGITDLFSXWADLSGITEQLNLQVSKSFHKAILEVDEVGTQTAAATSGFVTFWSRDNHQALWFNRPFLVVIFSTNTQSIHFPGKVVHPTKP, via the exons ATGCATCTTGCCGACCGCCTGCTCCTCCTTCTGGCTGGACTACTGTCCCTTTCTCAAGGTCAGCAGCATCCTGAGCATCACGGCCAGGGTCACATCCACTGTCCCCATCAGGAGGCTCCAGGCACAGGTGAGGGCTCCCCCAGCCTCAAGGTCACTGCAGGCAGTACTGCCTTTGCTCTCCGCTTCTACCACCTGATGGCTTCCCAACCCTATGGGAGCAACGTCTTCTCCCCGCTGAGCATCTCCACCGCCTACGCCATGCTCTCCCTGGGGGTCCGCTCGCACAGCCGGACCCAGATCCTCGAGGGTCTCGGCTTCAACCTCACAGAGGTGTCAGTATCTGACGTCCACAGGGGCTTCCAGAACCTTCTGCACACTCTCCACCTCCCGGCCGACAGGCTGGAGATACGCGTGGGCAGCGCCCTGTTGTTGAGCCTGGAGCTGCCTCTCCTTCTGAGATTCCTTAACGACTCCGTGACCTTCTATGAGTCCAAACTCTTCCACACCAACTTCGACGACTCTGAGGGCACAACCCAGCTTATCAACAACAATGTCAGGGAGGAATCTCGAGGGAAGATTGTGGATTTGATCAGCAAGTTCAGCGCGGATACCATGATGGTGCTGGTGAATTACATTTACTTCAAAG ctctgtgggAGAAACCATCCATCCCCTTGATGACCACTCCCCATGACTTCTACGTTGATGAGGATACAATAGTCAAGGTAC TGATGCTGCAGGATACCCAGCACCACTGGTATCTTCACGACAGACACTTGCCCTGCTCGGTGCTATGGATGGATTACAAAGGAAATGCAACAGCCCTTTTCATCCTTCCTAATTGAGGGAAAATGGAGCAGGTGGAAGAGGCTTTGACTCCAGAGATGCTGACAAGGAGGAGCAACTTGCCTCGGAAGAG gtatttttaaaggaagctcAAGTTGTATATCCCCCAATTCTCCATTTCTGGCTCCTATAAATTTGATCAGATTTTGCCCAAGCTGGGCATCACGGACTTGTTCTCATAGTGGGCTGACTTGTCTGGCATCACTGAACAGCTAAACCTGCAGGTGTCCAAG AGTTTCCACAAGGCCATCCTGGAGGTGGATGAGGTTGGCACCCAGACTGCAGCAGCCACCAGCGGCTTTGTCACCTTCTGGTCCCGGGACAATCACCAAGCCCTTTGGTTTAACCGGCCCTTCCTTGTGGTGATCTTTTCCACCAATACCCAGAGCATCCACTTTCCGGGAAAGGTTGTCCACCCCACGAAACCATAG